A single genomic interval of Oreochromis aureus strain Israel breed Guangdong linkage group 12, ZZ_aureus, whole genome shotgun sequence harbors:
- the LOC116328971 gene encoding tripartite motif-containing protein 35-like isoform X2 translates to MAEKVALFENYLSCHVCSETFRDPVSLSCSHSFCSSCLQKFWEQTKNKKCPICKRKSSRDEPSINVSLKELADSFAKRQSESSPQQEEEEKEEVVCDKHPDVPYWYCEDEDRAVCPVCEFSLHQSHKVVPVEEAVSDLKEQLKSDLKSLQDKRNKYKQVEETYNEVREHMKKQLLSTERQIRAEFNKLQQFLKEEEESRLAALREEEEQKGRTISREMKMIEEQISSLSDSISAVEEELQKHSVPFLSSYKDTQSRARAQSSVSDPQLVSGALIDVAKHLGNLSFRVWEKMKEKVHFSPVILDPNTANRWLYLSDDLTSVRHRDTKHELPDNPERNTYSATVFGSEGFRSGKHSWEVEVGDHPWWTVGLVKESVDKNEPSVSPTCGFWCLTHYSGEYIDGDDQSLQVKKSLQRIRVQLDYDRGEVSFYDPEDMTQICTHRDTFTEKLFPFFNIGEAGDAKTSDIKICVSEISLESVRRSL, encoded by the coding sequence ATGGCGGAGAAAGTCGCACTTTTTGAAAACTATCTGAGCTGCCATGTGTGTTCAGAGACTTTCAGAgatcctgtgtctctgagctgcagccacagcttctGTTCAAGCTGCCTGCAGAAATTCTGggaacaaactaaaaacaaaaaatgtcccatttgtaaaagaaaatcttCAAGGGATGAACCATCTATAAACGTTTCTCTCAAAGAACTTGCTGACTCCTTTGCTAAGAGGCAGAGTGAGAGCTCACCTCaacaagaggaggaagagaaggaggaggtggtgtgtgATAAACATCCAGACGTCCCTTACTGGTACTGTGAGGATGAAGACAGAGCTGTGTGTCCTGTGTGTGAGTTTTCTCTCCACCAGAGTCACAAAGTGGTTCCTGTAGAAGAAGCAGTCAGTGACCTGAAGGAGCAGCTGAAATCTGACTTAAAGTCTCTGCAGGACAAGAGGAACAAATACAAACAAGTGGAGGAAACATACAATGAAGTGAGGGAACACATGAAGAAGCAGCTGTTGTCCACAGAGAGGCAGATCAGAGCAGAGTTCAACAAGCTCCAGCAGTtcctgaaagaggaagaggagtccAGACTGGCAGctctgagggaggaagaggagcagaagggGAGGACTATCAGCAGAGAGATGAAGATGATTGAGGAGCAGATCTCCTCTCTGTCAGACAGCATCTCTGCTGTTGAAgaagagctgcagaaacacagcgtGCCATTCCTCAGCAGTTATAAAGACACTCAGAGCAGAGCCAGAGCCCAGAGCTCAGTGTCAGATCCACAGCTGGTCTCAGGAGCACTGATAGATGTggccaaacacctgggcaacctgTCCTTCAGAGTGTgggagaagatgaaggagaaggTCCACTTCAGTCCTGTCAttctggacccaaacactgcAAACCGCTGGCTCTATCTGTCTGATGATCTGACCAGTGTGAGACATAGAGATACAAAGCATGAGCTTCCTGATAATCCAGAGAGAAACACTTATTCTGCCACTGTTTTTGGCTCTGAGGGTTTCAGgtcagggaaacacagctgggaggtggaggtgggagACCATCCTTGGTGGACTGTGGGTTTAGTTAAAGAGTCAGTTGACAAAAATGAGCCATCTGTTTCACCAACATGTGGATTCTGGTGTTTAACACATTACAGTGGAGAATACATTGATGGTGATGATCAGTCTCTACAAGTGAAGAAGAGTCTCCAGAGGATCAGAGTCCAGCTGGACTATGACAGGGGGGAGGTGTCCTTCTATGACCCTGAAGACATGACTCAGATCTGCACTCACAGAGACACTTTCACTGAGAAACTCTTCCCATTTTTTAACATTGGAGAGGCAGGAGACGCCAAAACCTCTGATATCAAAATATGTGTGTCTGAGATTTCCTTGGAAAGTGTAAGGAGGTCTCTGTga
- the LOC116323466 gene encoding tripartite motif-containing protein 35-like: MAEKLLLENFLSCHVCSETFRDPVSLSCSHNFCSSCLQKFWEQTKNKNCPICKRKSSRDETSINVSLKELADSFAKRQSESSPETEKEKEEEKEEVVCDKHPDVPYWYCEDEDRAVCPVCEFPHHQSHKVVPVEEAVSDLKEQLKSDLKSLQDKRNKYKQVEETYNEVREHMKKQLLSTERQIRAEFNKLQQFLKEEEESRLAALREEEEQKGRTISREMKMIEEQISSLSDSISAVEEELQKHSVPFLSSYKDTQSRARAQSSVSDPQLVSGALIDVAKHLGNLSFRVWEKMKEKVHFSPVILDPNTANCCLYLSDDLTSVRQGDTWQQLPDNPERNTLHPTVFGSEGFRSGKHSWEVEVGDHPDWIVGLVKESVDRKGECFASPEYGIWCLVHRSGEYINGVGQTVTVKKSLQRIRVQLDYDRGEVSFYDPEDMTHIYTHRDTFTEKLFPYFSVGKAGDAKTSDIKICQIEISLKTSSL; the protein is encoded by the coding sequence ATGGCTGAGAAATTGCTTTTAGAAAATTTCCTGAGCTGCCATGTGTGTTCAGAGACTTTCAGAgatcctgtgtctctgagctgcagccacaaCTTCTGTTCAAGCTGCCTGCAGAAATTCTGggaacaaactaaaaacaaaaactgtcccatttgtaaaagaaaatcttCAAGGGATGAAACATCTATAAACGTTTCTCTCAAAGAACTTGCTGACTCCTTTGCTAAGAGGCAGAGTGAGAGCTCAcctgagacagaaaaagaaaaggaggaagagaaggaggaggtggtgtgtgATAAACATCCAGACGTCCCTTACTGGTACTGTGAGGATGAAGACAGAGCTGTGTGTCCTGTGTGTGAGTTTCCTCACCACCAGAGTCACAAAGTGGTTCCTGTAGAAGAAGCAGTCAGTGACCTGAAGGAGCAGCTGAAATCTGACTTAAAGTCTCTGCAGGACAAGAGGAACAAATACAAACAAGTGGAGGAAACATACAATGAAGTGAGGGAACACATGAAGAAGCAGCTGTTGTCCACAGAGAGGCAGATCAGAGCAGAGTTCAACAAGCTCCAGCAGTtcctgaaagaggaagaggagtccAGACTGGCAGctctgagggaggaagaggagcagaagggGAGGACTATCAGCAGAGAGATGAAGATGATTGAGGAGCAGATCTCCTCTCTGTCAGACAGCATCTCTGCTGTTGAAgaagagctgcagaaacacagcgtGCCATTCCTCAGCAGTTATAAAGACACTCAGAGCAGAGCCAGAGCCCAGAGCTCAGTGTCAGATCCACAGCTGGTCTCAGGAGCACTGATAGATGTggccaaacacctgggcaacctgTCCTTCAGAGTGTgggagaagatgaaggagaaggTCCACTTCAGTCCTGTCAttctggacccaaacactgcAAACTGCTGTCTCTATCTGTCTGATGATCTGACCAGTGTGAGACAAGGAGACACATGgcagcagcttcctgataaTCCAGAGAGAAACACTTTGCATCCCACTGTTTTTGGCTCTGAGGGCTTCAGgtcagggaaacacagctgggaggtggaggtgggagACCATCCTGACTGGATTGTGGGTTTAGTTAAAGAGTCAGTTGACAGAAAGGGAGAATGTTTTGCTTCACCAGAATATGGAATCTGGTGTTTAGTGCATCGCAGTGGAGAATACATTAATGGTGTTGGTCAGACTGTGACAGTGAAGAAGAGTCTCCAGAGGATCAGAGTCCAGCTGGACTATGACAGGGGGGAGGTGTCCTTCTATGACCCTGAAGACATGACTCACATCTACACTCACAGAGACACTTTCACTGAGAAACTCTTCCCAtatttcagtgttggaaaggcAGGAGACGCCAAAACCTCTGATATCAAAATCTGTCAGATTGAGATTTCTCTGAAAACGAGTTCTCTGTGA